A genomic window from Vitis riparia cultivar Riparia Gloire de Montpellier isolate 1030 chromosome 18, EGFV_Vit.rip_1.0, whole genome shotgun sequence includes:
- the LOC117907957 gene encoding uncharacterized protein LOC117907957 isoform X2, which translates to MAGMGWYGPLIDLSRASSHVGDYVQLLVFVHKSTPIQYKLPKGGAVIRTDIQVGDDTRPFFSVSLWQKQMGLMAISGNVILLQNVRITRFGDFVEARTIQCSSLLCLIHPYESIISKGVDDLIRDFQFGISMKEKLRRVIEWVQQAGSSLHDMHFHGHQKRPLLKNWKAHEERISRNCFSLSGVSHLTSSSKVTFYASVGEIFLPFTWRTLDESEKERMFISQRVSKPRDNNLAADLICNGCQLCGSPLDMESGSTFEQTAIPLYCKKSSNHLHVVSLIYRPFMLYVWDETGCILLLVKNKTAEVLFGNITAEKVYLCYMQKHGGNPAPKNVQKYNHSDAGAAAHLKASGKRVADSPYADKSMEPKKRQQCEQNPDFYLIWLILLKMLLQQGKNSPLKFEATVDVELDRENGRFEMESVSIPCFRAEVSSVL; encoded by the exons ATGGCGGGAATGGGTTGGTACGGACCTTTAATCGATCTGTCGAGAGCCTCTTCTCACGTTGGCGATTACGTTCAACTCCTCGTTTTTGTTCATAAATCCACTCCCATTCAG TATAAGCTGCCAAAAGGTGGAGCTGTAATTAGGACAGACATTCAGGTTGGTGATGATACCCGGCCATTTTTCTCTGTATCCCTATGGCAAAAGCAGATGGGATTGATGGCAATTTCTGGAAATGTCATTTTGTTACAGA ATGTCAGGATTACAAGATTTGGAGATTTTGTCGAGGCTCGAACCATCCAATGCTCATCTTTACTATGTTTAATCCATCCTTACGAATCAATTATCTCAAAGG GTGTGGATGACTTGATTAGGGATTTTCAATTTGGGATATCAATGAAGGAAAAGCTTAGGAGGGTAATAGAATGGGTACAACAAGCTGGGTCTAGTCTTCATGATATGCATTTTCACGGCCATCAA AAGAGGCCACTATTAAAAAACTGGAAAGCGCATGAAGAGAGAATATCTCGGAACTGTTTCTCACTTTCAGGAGTGTCACATCTGACAAGTTCAAGTAAGGTAACCTTTTATGCAAGTGTAGGTGAAATTTTTCTGCCATTTACCTGGAGAACTCTAGATGAATCTGAGAAAGAAAGGATGTTCATCAGCCAGAGGGTGTCTAAACCTCGAGACAATAATTTAGCAGCAGATCTCATTTGTAATGGCTGCCAGCTATGTGGTTCCCCTTTGGATATGGAGAGTGG GTCCACATTTGAACAAACCGCCATTCCACTCTATTGCAAGAAAAGTTCTAACCATCTTCATGTAGTGAGCTTGATATATCGACCCTTTATG TTATATGTTTGGGATGAAACCGGATGCATCTTGCTTCTTGTCAAGAACAAGACTGCAGAAGTCTTGTTTGGAAACATAACAGCTGAGAAAGTCTACTTATGCTATATGCAAAAGCATGGAGGAAACCCCGCTCCTAAAAATGTACAAAAGTACAATCATTCTGATGCAGGAGCTGCTGCTCACCTGAAAGCTTCCGGGAAAAGAGTTGCAGATTCTCCGTATGCAGATAAGAGCATGGAACCAAAGAAAAGACAGCAGTGTGAACAAAACCCAGATTTCTATCTGATTTGGTTGATTCTGCTGAAAATGTTACTGCAGCAAGGAAAAAACAGTCCTTTGAAATTTGAAGCAACCGTGGATGTTGAGCTAGATAGGGAAAATGGGAGGTTTGAAATGGAATCTGTATCAATCCCATGCTTCAGAGCCGAAGTGTCCTCAGT GTTATGA
- the LOC117907957 gene encoding uncharacterized protein LOC117907957 isoform X1 yields the protein MAGMGWYGPLIDLSRASSHVGDYVQLLVFVHKSTPIQYKLPKGGAVIRTDIQVGDDTRPFFSVSLWQKQMGLMAISGNVILLQNVRITRFGDFVEARTIQCSSLLCLIHPYESIISKGVDDLIRDFQFGISMKEKLRRVIEWVQQAGSSLHDMHFHGHQQKRPLLKNWKAHEERISRNCFSLSGVSHLTSSSKVTFYASVGEIFLPFTWRTLDESEKERMFISQRVSKPRDNNLAADLICNGCQLCGSPLDMESGSTFEQTAIPLYCKKSSNHLHVVSLIYRPFMLYVWDETGCILLLVKNKTAEVLFGNITAEKVYLCYMQKHGGNPAPKNVQKYNHSDAGAAAHLKASGKRVADSPYADKSMEPKKRQQCEQNPDFYLIWLILLKMLLQQGKNSPLKFEATVDVELDRENGRFEMESVSIPCFRAEVSSVL from the exons ATGGCGGGAATGGGTTGGTACGGACCTTTAATCGATCTGTCGAGAGCCTCTTCTCACGTTGGCGATTACGTTCAACTCCTCGTTTTTGTTCATAAATCCACTCCCATTCAG TATAAGCTGCCAAAAGGTGGAGCTGTAATTAGGACAGACATTCAGGTTGGTGATGATACCCGGCCATTTTTCTCTGTATCCCTATGGCAAAAGCAGATGGGATTGATGGCAATTTCTGGAAATGTCATTTTGTTACAGA ATGTCAGGATTACAAGATTTGGAGATTTTGTCGAGGCTCGAACCATCCAATGCTCATCTTTACTATGTTTAATCCATCCTTACGAATCAATTATCTCAAAGG GTGTGGATGACTTGATTAGGGATTTTCAATTTGGGATATCAATGAAGGAAAAGCTTAGGAGGGTAATAGAATGGGTACAACAAGCTGGGTCTAGTCTTCATGATATGCATTTTCACGGCCATCAA CAGAAGAGGCCACTATTAAAAAACTGGAAAGCGCATGAAGAGAGAATATCTCGGAACTGTTTCTCACTTTCAGGAGTGTCACATCTGACAAGTTCAAGTAAGGTAACCTTTTATGCAAGTGTAGGTGAAATTTTTCTGCCATTTACCTGGAGAACTCTAGATGAATCTGAGAAAGAAAGGATGTTCATCAGCCAGAGGGTGTCTAAACCTCGAGACAATAATTTAGCAGCAGATCTCATTTGTAATGGCTGCCAGCTATGTGGTTCCCCTTTGGATATGGAGAGTGG GTCCACATTTGAACAAACCGCCATTCCACTCTATTGCAAGAAAAGTTCTAACCATCTTCATGTAGTGAGCTTGATATATCGACCCTTTATG TTATATGTTTGGGATGAAACCGGATGCATCTTGCTTCTTGTCAAGAACAAGACTGCAGAAGTCTTGTTTGGAAACATAACAGCTGAGAAAGTCTACTTATGCTATATGCAAAAGCATGGAGGAAACCCCGCTCCTAAAAATGTACAAAAGTACAATCATTCTGATGCAGGAGCTGCTGCTCACCTGAAAGCTTCCGGGAAAAGAGTTGCAGATTCTCCGTATGCAGATAAGAGCATGGAACCAAAGAAAAGACAGCAGTGTGAACAAAACCCAGATTTCTATCTGATTTGGTTGATTCTGCTGAAAATGTTACTGCAGCAAGGAAAAAACAGTCCTTTGAAATTTGAAGCAACCGTGGATGTTGAGCTAGATAGGGAAAATGGGAGGTTTGAAATGGAATCTGTATCAATCCCATGCTTCAGAGCCGAAGTGTCCTCAGT GTTATGA
- the LOC117907956 gene encoding DIS3-like exonuclease 2, which yields MRGVVEQSVVERCEDGDKEKKKRRRPRRSKQNASASATCSSANEMRGEVSECLANGSISNYDTTSMSYSSSKQGGLETDPLDNHGLHKASDVAFTSLPTMHLNEQALHAEVGSMNNQHIFPSDPSGGMCSKSCPVPIDCEQSIQSFTNKNVLSPYQDEGCAQRKYFAPHWSTEAVNEALEKGNVFRASFRVNAYNRLEAYCTIEGVKTDVLISGLASQNRAVEGDIVAVKVDPFSLWSRMKGSTVFPNNAGLTEDHNLLPDVTFVGDSWKGKGKVDVNCDFGHERNHFLLHEKGFPYEDNAFSAENISQEPMGHNHVNGHHPPVFGPSHVSCFGERSNMDSLEKICAAINSFPSKRPTGSVVAIIERSPRRVAVVGFLSVKQWLSSRVLHRKGAKTNKTYLSLSDSEYIQLTPTDPKFPKMVVPVKGLSDCIKKRLEDGDASMETELVAAQISDWGEESSLPLAHVMHIFGRGGEIEPRIAAILFENAIHPSEFSPESLSCLPRIPWKVPQEEIERRRDLRNLCIFTIDPSTATDLDDALSVEKLSGGNFRVGVHIADASYFVLPDGVLDREAQSRSTSVYLLQHKLPMLPPLLSENLGSLIPGVDRLAFSIFWDINLAGDVVDRWIGRTVIQSCCKLSYEHAQGIIDGMFDVEGSKILGNDCPQLHGHFKLPEVIRSIKYLYAISKTLRANRFNDGALLLDGAKVILLFDEHGVPYDSTFSVRKDSNSLVEEFMLLANRTAAEVISRAFPDNALLRRHPEPNLRKLREFEAFCSKHGLELDTSSSGQFHHSLEQIREKLKNDSVLFDILLSYASRPMQLATYFCSGDLKDNKNEWSHYALAVPLYTHFTSPLRRYPDIIVHRTLAAALEAEELYLKHGAKMQKVKNGEEMGRCFTGIHFDKNAAESVEGQKALSVAASKHQLPCTEILADVVAYCNERKLASRHAKDGCERLYMWVLLKKKEVLLSEARVLGLGPRFMSIYIHKLGIERRIYYDEVEGLTVEWLDATSTLVVNLSTNKCSRWRGNQWKYRQLEDVAWVIRPCNLKQEVDAFGDTVNEWGATTVGRDASVASLRPRCTSESGVSDANEIDPLFFPLTVRTLSTIPVVLHAVGGDDGPLDIGARLYMSSYYG from the exons cAACATGTAGTTCAGCAAATGAAATGCGTGGGGAAGTGTCAGAATGCTTGGCAAATGGTAGCATATCAAATTATGATACCACATCAATGAGTTATTCCTCATCAAAGCAGGGTGGGTTGGAGACTGATCCTTTAGACAACCATGGCTTGCACAAAGCATCTGATGTGGCTTTCACTTCTCTGCCAACAATGCATTTGAATGAACAAGCACTCCATGCGGAGGTTGGAAGCATGAACAATCAGCATATATTTCCTTCTGATCCTAGTGGAGGAATGTGTTCTAAATCTTGTCCTGTGCCCATCGATTGTGAACAGTCAATTCAGTCATTTACAAACAAAAATGTCCTTTCTCCCTATCAGGATGAGGGTTGTGCTCAGAGAAAATATTTTGCTCCACACTGGTCTACTGAGGCTGTTAACGAGGCTTTAGAG AAAGGCAATGTCTTCAGAGCATCATTTCGTGTGAATGCATACAATAGACTCGAG GCCTACTGCACAATAGAGGGAGTGAAAACAGATGTTCTCATTAGTGGACTTGCTTCTCAGAATAGAGCT GTAGAAGGAGACATTGTAGCAGTTAAAGTTGATCCTTTCTCATTATGGAGCCGGATGAAAGGGTCAACTGTGTTTCCTAACAATGCTGGTCTAACAGAAGATCATAACTTGCTTCCTGATGTTACTTTTGTTGGTGATAGCTGGAAAGGAAAAGGCAAGGTAGATGTGAATTGTGATTTTGGCCATGAAAGAAATCACTTCCTTCTTCATGAAAAGGGGTTTCCCTACGAAGATAATGCTTTTTCAGCGGAGAATATTTCCCAAGAACCAATGGGCCATAATCATGTTAATGGACATCACCCCCCTGTCTTTGGTCCTTCACATGTAAGTTGTTTTGGTGAGCGAAGCAACATGGACTCATTGGAGAAGATTTGTGCTGCAATTAATTCATTCCCATCAAAACGACCAACTGGCAGTGTTGTAGCCATCATTGAGAGGTCTCCTCGTCGGGTTGCTGTTGTTGGTTTTCTTAGTGTTAAGCAGTGGCTTTCTAGCCGTGTACTTCACAGAAAGGGCGCTAAAACGAACAAAACTTATTTGTCACTGTCTGATAGTGAGTATATCCAGTTGACACCAACTGACCCTAAATTTCCAAAGATGGTGGTACCTGTGAAAGGCTTGTCTGACTGCATCAAGAAACGATTGGAAGATGGTGATGCATCAATGGAAACGGAGCTTGTAGCTGCACAAATCAGTGATTGGGGGGAGGAAAGTTCTCTTCCCCTAGCTCATGTCATGCATATTTTTGGGCGAGGTGGGGAAATAGAACCAAGAATTGCTGCAATTTTATTCGAAAATGCAATTCATCCTTCTGAATTTTCCCCTGAATCTCTTTCCTGCCTTCCACGTATTCCTTGGAAGGTGCCACAGGAGGAAATTGAGAGAAGAAGAGATCTTAGAAATTTGTGCATATTTACTATTGATCCTTCTACTGCCACTGATCTTGATGATGCTCTATCAGTTGAAAAGTTATCTGGTGGCAATTTCAGAGTGGgggtccatattgctgatgcaTCATATTTTGTTCTACCCGACGGAGTCTTAGACAGAGAAGCACAATCTCGATCTACAAGTGTCTATTTGCTGCAGCATAAGTTGCCAATGTTGCCACCATTGCTTTCTGAGAATTTGGGTTCACTTATTCCTGGAGTGGATAGACTTGCCTTTTCCATTTTCTGGGATATTAATCTTGCTGGGGATGTTGTAGATCGTTGGATTGGCCGTACTGTGATACAATCTTGTTGCAAGCTTTCATATGAACATGCACAGGGCATTATTGATGGAATGTTTGATGTGGAGGGTTCCAAAATTCTGGGAAATGACTGTCCCCAATTGCATGGCCATTTTAAATTGCCTGAAGTGATAAGATCTATTAAATATCTTTATGCAATTTCCAAAACTTTGAGGGCCAACAGGTTTAATGACGGCGCACTATTGCTGGATGGCGCCAAAGTTATTCTCTTGTTTGATGAACATGGAGTTCCATATGACAGCACATTTTCTGTACGGAAGGACTCCAATTCTCTTGTTGAGGAGTTTATGCTTTTGGCAAACAGGACAGCTGCAGAAGTCATATCTAGAGCTTTTCCTGATAATGCATTATTGAGAAGGCACCCTGAGCCTAATTTGCGAAAGCTTAGGGAGTTTGAAGCATTTTGTAGTAAGCATGGTTTAGAATTGGACACCTCTTCTTCTGGTCAGTTTCATCATTCGCTGGAGCAAATTAGGGAAAAGCTCAAAAATGACTCTGTGTTGTTTGATATTCTCCTTTCATATGCTTCGAGGCCAATGCAATTGGCAACATACTTTTGCAGTGGTGACttaaaagacaacaaaaacgAGTGGTCTCATTATGCCCTGGCTGTTCCTCTTTACACCCATTTTACATCCCCACTGCGTCGATATCCTGATATCATAGTACACCGGACATTGGCTGCAGCTTTAGAAGCTGAGGAATTATATCTGAAACATGGGGCAAAAATGCAAAAGGTGAAGAATGGGGAGGAAATGGGAAGATGTTTCACTGGTATTCACTTTGATAAGAATGCTGCAGAATCTGTAGAAGGTCAGAAGGCACTATCAGTTGCAGCATCAAAGCACCAACTTCCATGCACAGAAATACTTGCAGATGTTGTTGCTTATTGCAATGAGAGAAAGCTGGCTAGTAGGCATGCTAAGGATGGCTGTGAGAGACTCTATATGTGGGTTCTGCTGAAGAAGAAAGAg GTTTTATTGTCGGAAGCTAGAGTTTTGGGTCTGGGTCCAAGATTCATGTCCATTTATATTCATAAGCTTGGT ATTGAGCGACGCATTTACTATGATGAAGTCGAAGGCTTGACGGTAGAATGGCTTGATGCTACATCCACATTGGTAGTCAATTTATCCACAAATAAATGTTCTCGTTGGAGGGGGAATCAATGGAAGTACAGGCAACTTGAAGATGTTGCATGGGTTATTCGTCCATGCAACTTGAAGCAGGAGGTGGATGCGTTTGGAGACACTGTTAATGAGTGGGGTGCAACAACAGTGGGAAGAGATGCTAGTGTTGCATCCTTGCGCCCAAGGTGCACATCTGAATCTGGTGTTTCAGATGCTAATGAAATTGACCCTTTATTTTTTCCTCTCACAGTTCGCACCCTTTCAACAATTCCAGTAGTTCTTCATGCTGTTGGCGGTGATGATGGACCTCTTGATATAGGGGCAAGGCTGTACATGAGCTCATATTATGGTTGA